CTTGTTGGTGCGGTAAACACAGTTGTTAATGATGATGGCGTTTTAACTGGTCATATCACAGACGGAACTGGCTATATGCGTGCGTTAAAAGAAGCTGGACATGACATTATTGGCAAGAAAATGACGATTTGTGGCGCTGGCGGTGCGGCAACAGCAATTTGTATCCAAGCAGCACTAGACGGTGTGAAAGAAATCTCTATTTTCAACAGAAAAGACGATTTTTATGCAAATGCTGAAAAAACAGTAGAAAAAATCAATTCAAAAACAGATTGTAAAGCCCAATTATTTGATATTGAAGATGAAGAACAATTACGCAAAGAAATTTCCGAAAGTGTTATTTTCACAAATGCGACTGGCGTTGGAATGAAACCTTTTGAAGGAGAGACGCTATTACCAAGCGCGGATATGTTGCGCCCAGAACTAATCGTGTCAGATGTTGTTTACAAACCAACGAAAACAAGATTACTTGAAATTGCAGAAGAGCAAGGCTGTCAAACGTTAAACGGTCTTGGAATGATGCTTTGGCAAGGTGCGAAAGCTTTTGAGATCTGGACACACAGAGAAATGCCAGTGGATTACATTAAAGAAATCCTATTTTAAAAACTTGCACTCTGAGAAAGTTATCGTTAATCTTAAGACATAATATCGAATGAGGAGAATTTCAGATGAATAAAGTAGTCGTAAAAAATGTAACTTTTGGTGAAGGTGCGCCGAAAATTTGCGTACCAATGGTCGGTAAAACAATTCTTGCTTTAAAAGAAGAAGCGGAAATGTTAAAAACGATTGATTTAGATGTAGTAGAATGGCGTGTTGATTTCTTTGAAGGTGTGGAAGATTTAGCTAAAGTGGAAGAGGCTTTAACAGAAATTCGTGTT
The nucleotide sequence above comes from Listeria ivanovii subsp. londoniensis. Encoded proteins:
- a CDS encoding shikimate dehydrogenase, yielding MTNKITERITGHTELIGLIATPIRHSLSPTMHNEAFAKLGLDYVYLAFEVGDKELKDVVQGFRAMNLRGWNVSMPNKTNIHKYLDKLSPAAELVGAVNTVVNDDGVLTGHITDGTGYMRALKEAGHDIIGKKMTICGAGGAATAICIQAALDGVKEISIFNRKDDFYANAEKTVEKINSKTDCKAQLFDIEDEEQLRKEISESVIFTNATGVGMKPFEGETLLPSADMLRPELIVSDVVYKPTKTRLLEIAEEQGCQTLNGLGMMLWQGAKAFEIWTHREMPVDYIKEILF